A region from the Candidatus Hydrogenedentota bacterium genome encodes:
- a CDS encoding DUF3298 domain-containing protein: WTSETVSTVEARSTGSEDTYEVLVNGSSIDLAYVYVQVDGKWKNAAIHLDLEVSDVSEFLADTGSDFGLAWFQGVVGEKPIMMQLTIAGADVSGTYAYAHIGAPIEVNGVTGEDDSLALTEFAEGKRTGMFVGELDLAGGAWSGKWLNTDGSRELPFEVRRIALLIEEYRSSVWGEENLEANIATPFFVEGGAGHSDALNAAIRNVVEEIWVGAVSDWTSSIAYYMREQPESSLRLPHTLDISPAGIYHYSPALVSAALTVYTFTGGAHGMSWTLTQNLRLEDGKTAPLALSALFREDSGYLQAISNHCIASLKKEEASNVVNGNITEFAGEDLSSFVISRAGLTVFFAPYAVGCYAEGSFEVTVPFEIISPLLRPDILDALAAVPVSAEPAKG; the protein is encoded by the coding sequence AGTGGACTTCCGAGACCGTATCGACGGTCGAGGCGCGCAGTACCGGGTCGGAAGACACGTATGAAGTGCTCGTCAATGGGAGCAGTATCGACCTTGCCTATGTCTATGTCCAAGTGGATGGAAAATGGAAGAACGCGGCGATTCATCTGGACCTGGAAGTCTCTGATGTGTCCGAGTTCCTGGCGGATACCGGCTCGGATTTCGGGTTGGCATGGTTCCAGGGCGTGGTGGGGGAGAAGCCCATCATGATGCAGCTCACAATAGCGGGCGCGGATGTTTCGGGCACGTACGCTTACGCGCACATCGGGGCGCCCATCGAAGTCAACGGCGTGACCGGCGAGGACGATTCGCTCGCGCTGACCGAATTCGCCGAGGGAAAGCGCACGGGCATGTTTGTTGGAGAACTGGACCTTGCCGGGGGTGCATGGTCGGGCAAATGGTTGAACACGGACGGCAGCCGCGAACTGCCCTTTGAGGTGCGCCGCATCGCGCTGCTCATCGAAGAGTACCGGTCGTCCGTATGGGGCGAAGAGAACCTGGAGGCCAATATCGCGACGCCGTTTTTCGTGGAGGGCGGCGCCGGCCATTCGGACGCGTTGAATGCCGCTATCCGCAACGTAGTGGAAGAGATCTGGGTGGGCGCGGTCAGCGACTGGACGTCATCGATAGCATACTATATGAGGGAGCAGCCCGAGAGCAGCCTTCGCCTGCCGCACACGCTCGACATCAGCCCCGCGGGCATCTACCACTACTCGCCGGCGCTGGTGAGCGCCGCGCTGACGGTGTATACCTTCACGGGCGGCGCGCACGGCATGTCGTGGACCCTGACGCAGAATCTGCGGCTGGAGGACGGCAAGACGGCGCCGCTGGCGCTTTCTGCGCTGTTCCGCGAAGATTCCGGCTATCTCCAGGCCATCTCAAACCACTGTATTGCAAGCTTGAAGAAGGAGGAGGCCAGCAACGTGGTGAATGGCAACATTACCGAATTCGCGGGGGAGGACCTATCCAGTTTCGTTATTTCGCGCGCGGGGCTGACGGTCTTCTTCGCTCCCTACGCCGTCGGCTGCTACGCGGAGGGTTCGTTTGAGGTCACGGTGCCGTTCGAGATCATTTCGCCGCTGTTGCGGCCCGACATCCTGGATGCGCTGGCCGCCGTTCCGGTGTCCGCGGAACCTGCGAAAGGCTGA